In a single window of the Nitrospira sp. genome:
- the mgtE gene encoding magnesium transporter, translating to MLPTEQPVDPQSPDARLRASERDVLRDALRDQSDRGQTKSDIILLSVQRLLRRGAITNLSKMLGRMHPADAARVITHLSSPKEKREVFELVRGEAKRGQVLSELDGDSIQQVLADLLHSDIAWLLKDLGPDDVAYILGFLPEERGKDILALMKTEDSTEVADILKYPKDTAGGIMTTEFFSLPEDATAQEAIRRLQQATDAEMVFYIYVTDKDEHLVGVLSLRQLLTVPPATPLKNIMMRDVMSVAVDMDQEEVARQVASYNLLAIPVVEKDGKLAGIITVDDVVDVIREEATEDMLKMAGAIEEDSVSKSSSFGAAKLRLPWLFTNLVGSLLSGAILWYFRMTLQEVVAIVSFIPVIAAMGGNVGLQSSTLIIRGLATGVVELSDVRTVFFREVKVGLLMGLACGVMLTLVGWAWHQAFLGMVVGTSLVIAFLVSTSMATIMPVVLKRMGVDPAVAAGPFVTTANDITGITIYLSLATLFLDHLR from the coding sequence ATGCTGCCTACTGAACAACCAGTCGATCCGCAATCACCCGATGCCCGCCTTCGGGCGTCCGAACGGGACGTGTTGCGGGATGCGCTTCGGGATCAGTCGGATCGCGGGCAGACGAAGTCGGATATCATTTTGCTGTCCGTGCAGCGCCTGTTGCGACGCGGGGCGATCACGAATCTGTCGAAGATGCTCGGCCGGATGCATCCGGCCGATGCCGCCAGAGTCATCACTCATCTGAGTTCTCCCAAAGAAAAGCGCGAAGTCTTTGAACTCGTTCGCGGCGAAGCCAAGCGCGGACAGGTCTTGAGCGAGCTGGACGGCGATAGTATTCAGCAAGTCTTGGCCGACCTGCTGCACTCCGATATCGCCTGGCTTTTGAAAGATCTGGGGCCCGACGACGTCGCCTATATTCTGGGATTCCTCCCTGAAGAGCGGGGCAAAGACATTCTGGCCCTGATGAAGACGGAGGACTCGACGGAAGTCGCCGATATTCTCAAGTATCCCAAGGATACGGCCGGCGGCATCATGACCACGGAGTTCTTTTCGCTGCCGGAAGATGCGACGGCGCAGGAGGCCATTCGACGGCTGCAGCAGGCCACCGATGCCGAAATGGTGTTTTATATTTATGTGACCGACAAGGATGAACACCTCGTCGGAGTGCTCTCGTTACGCCAGCTGTTGACGGTTCCTCCGGCCACGCCGCTGAAAAATATCATGATGCGCGATGTCATGAGCGTGGCGGTCGATATGGACCAGGAAGAGGTGGCGCGCCAGGTGGCCAGTTACAACTTGCTGGCGATTCCTGTTGTCGAGAAGGACGGAAAGCTTGCGGGCATCATCACGGTCGATGACGTGGTGGACGTCATCCGTGAAGAGGCCACGGAAGATATGTTGAAAATGGCCGGCGCGATCGAGGAGGACTCGGTCTCAAAGTCGTCCAGTTTCGGCGCGGCAAAGTTGCGGCTGCCCTGGCTGTTTACCAATTTGGTGGGCAGTCTCTTGTCCGGTGCGATTCTCTGGTACTTCAGAATGACATTGCAAGAGGTGGTGGCGATCGTCAGCTTTATCCCGGTCATCGCGGCGATGGGCGGCAACGTGGGATTGCAGTCGTCGACTTTAATCATTCGCGGACTGGCCACAGGGGTGGTCGAGCTGTCGGATGTGCGCACGGTCTTTTTCCGCGAGGTCAAGGTCGGACTCTTGATGGGCCTGGCTTGCGGCGTGATGCTGACCTTGGTCGGATGGGCTTGGCATCAGGCCTTTTTGGGCATGGTGGTCGGGACGTCGCTGGTGATCGCCTTCCTGGTCTCGACGAGCATGGCGACGATCATGCCGGTCGTGCTGAAGCGCATGGGTGTTGATCCTGCCGTGGCGGCCGGTCCCTTCGTGACGACGGCCAACGATATTACAGGCATCACGATCTATCTCTCATTGGCCACGCTGTTTTTAGACCATCTGCGGTGA